A DNA window from Pseudochaenichthys georgianus unplaced genomic scaffold, fPseGeo1.2 scaffold_224_arrow_ctg1, whole genome shotgun sequence contains the following coding sequences:
- the LOC139433354 gene encoding zinc finger protein 679-like: MSSMEEKKETPGAQKPKGRERRHSCQQCDKSFTTSGNLKSHLRIHTGEKPYSCEECGTTFTTSGALKRHQRIHTGEKPYSCEECGKTFTTSGDLKIHHRIHTGEKPYWCEECGTTFTRSGDLKSHHRIHTGEKPYSCEECGKTFTKSGALKTHQLIHTGEKPYSCEECGTTFTTSSNLKTHHRIHTGEKPYWCEECGKTFTQSGNLKSHLRVHSGEKP, from the coding sequence aaaccgaaaggaagagagagacgtcacagctgtcagcaatgtgacaaATCCTTTACAACATCTGGAAATTTAAAGAGCCACCtgcgtattcacacaggagaaaaaccgtacagctgtgaagagtgtgggacaactttcactacatcaggtgctctcaaaagacatcaacgtattcacacaggagaaaaaccttacagctgtgaagagtgtgggaaaacgttcactacatcaggtgatCTCAAAatacatcaccgtattcacactggagaaaaaccgtactggtgtgaagagtgtgggacaactttcactagatcaggtgatctcaaatcacatcaccgtattcacactggagaaaaaccttacagctgtgaagagtgtgggaaaactttcactaaatcaggtgctctcaaaacacatcaacttattcatactggagaaaaaccttacagctgtgaagagtgtgggacaactttcactacatcaagtaatctcaaaacacatcaccgtattcacactggagaaaaaccgtactggtgtgaagagtgtgggaaaacgttcactcaatcaggtaatctcaaatcacatcttcGTGTTCACTCAGGAGAAAAACCATAG